From the Leptospira licerasiae serovar Varillal str. VAR 010 genome, one window contains:
- a CDS encoding hydroxymethylbilane synthase: MSDVLRIGSRKSSLAKLQTCLVQDQLRKLYPELELQLFFKESSGDQDLTTPLWKMGSRGVFTQDLTKELVKGNVDIVVHSFKDLDLEGHDGTEILMVLPRADQRDVLLFKRSSYENPPKEIKIHSSSPRREYNLSAFLPSALPSRLQNLPISFHPVRGNVQTRLHKWKSDPEVSGIVVAKAALDRLLSENFSFSSTEEYSEVRKEIRSAIANELFMVLPLSKNPNAPAQGALAAEIRKGDEKTKRLLLPLLNGKEEAAVLEERKILSYFGGGCHQKIGVSVILGGPADFLFVRGKTDSGSELDAFDRWNGEELPLPSSLDLIFPKPKQGFRMKRSPLQTSLPKEKFWFVSRADSLPKDWELPGPETIFIVAGAKTWEKLASRDVWVNGSTDGLGEEDAKTIVSFYESNPDFIKLTHEESDIIEGVWKRFVTYKVDFDSEQPDLSGYSHFFWMSASQFDRAYKKNPEIGSRIHSCGTGATYKYIRKILGDSAKIFAFPNFESWERACRGEVQDFFAKRGAV; encoded by the coding sequence TTGTCCGACGTTTTAAGAATCGGTTCCCGAAAAAGTTCCCTCGCTAAATTACAGACCTGCCTCGTACAAGATCAATTGCGTAAATTGTATCCCGAGTTGGAGCTCCAACTTTTTTTCAAAGAATCAAGCGGGGATCAAGATCTAACTACTCCACTTTGGAAAATGGGAAGTAGAGGTGTTTTTACCCAAGACTTAACTAAAGAACTTGTCAAAGGGAATGTAGATATAGTCGTTCACTCCTTTAAAGACTTGGATCTGGAAGGTCATGACGGCACCGAAATTTTAATGGTGCTTCCTCGTGCAGACCAGAGAGATGTTTTGCTCTTTAAGAGATCTTCTTACGAGAATCCTCCTAAAGAAATTAAGATCCATTCTTCGAGTCCAAGAAGAGAATATAATCTTTCTGCGTTTCTTCCGAGTGCACTCCCCTCTCGGCTCCAAAATTTGCCGATCAGTTTTCATCCGGTGCGGGGGAATGTACAGACTAGACTCCACAAATGGAAATCCGATCCTGAGGTTTCGGGTATTGTAGTGGCAAAAGCCGCTTTGGATCGCCTTCTTTCCGAAAATTTTTCTTTCTCTTCTACGGAAGAATATTCAGAAGTTAGGAAAGAGATCAGATCCGCGATCGCTAACGAACTTTTTATGGTTCTGCCTTTATCAAAAAATCCGAATGCACCTGCGCAAGGTGCGCTTGCGGCAGAGATCAGAAAAGGCGATGAAAAGACTAAAAGGCTCCTACTTCCACTTTTGAACGGAAAGGAAGAAGCGGCAGTTTTAGAAGAGAGAAAAATTCTTTCTTATTTTGGCGGAGGTTGCCACCAAAAGATCGGAGTTTCTGTGATCTTAGGGGGTCCTGCTGATTTTTTATTCGTCCGAGGTAAAACCGATTCCGGTTCCGAGTTAGACGCTTTTGATCGCTGGAACGGAGAAGAGTTACCTTTGCCCTCTTCTTTGGATCTTATTTTTCCGAAACCAAAACAGGGTTTTAGAATGAAGCGTTCTCCTTTACAGACTTCCCTTCCAAAAGAAAAATTTTGGTTTGTTTCCCGCGCGGATTCTTTGCCTAAAGACTGGGAATTGCCGGGGCCAGAGACGATCTTTATCGTAGCAGGTGCAAAAACCTGGGAAAAATTGGCCTCCAGAGACGTTTGGGTGAACGGTTCCACAGATGGTTTAGGCGAAGAAGATGCAAAAACTATCGTTAGTTTTTACGAATCCAATCCTGATTTCATCAAACTCACCCATGAGGAAAGCGATATCATCGAAGGCGTCTGGAAAAGATTTGTAACTTACAAAGTTGATTTCGATTCGGAGCAGCCGGATCTTTCCGGATATTCCCACTTTTTCTGGATGAGCGCTTCTCAATTTGATAGGGCTTATAAAAAGAATCCTGAAATAGGGTCGCGCATTCATTCTTGCGGGACCGGAGCCACGTATAAATATATTAGAAAAATATTAGGTGATTCTGCGAAAATTTTCGCATTCCCTAATTTTGAATCTTGGGAAAGGGCCTGTAGGGGCGAGGTCCAGGATTTTTTTGCAAAAAGAGGTGCTGTATGA
- the hemL gene encoding glutamate-1-semialdehyde 2,1-aminomutase, giving the protein MFPSSKELFERAKKVAPGGVHSPVRSFRSVGGDPVFFQSGKGAKLTDVSGKEYIDYCLSFGPLILGHRDEDVQKIVSETVGLAWSFGAAEPYSLELAEWIVSKIPWVEKIRFVNSGTEAVMSALRVARAATGRDKILKFDGCYHGHLDALLVKAGSGLAGESSSDSAGIGSELIKNTLVLPLDDEKAVEELFVKEGKNIAALVIEPLPANYGLLIQRKEFLSKIVEIARKHGSLVLFDEVISGFRVGLTGMSGELGIAPDLVTYGKIIGGGFPVGAYAGRADLLDLVAPQGPVYQAGTLSASPFGMRAGLATLQKCEKENVWNVLESRTKSFVSGMVSILKERDPEGDWDSSLHSSLFWFHKKSPSPIRTVDRIPAGHKEGFAKVFHALLAEGIYLAPSGYEVGFLSYAHSDKILFETLEKADFALKKLKV; this is encoded by the coding sequence ATGTTTCCAAGTTCTAAGGAACTTTTTGAAAGAGCAAAAAAAGTAGCGCCGGGCGGGGTACATTCTCCCGTTAGATCTTTTCGTTCCGTAGGCGGAGATCCTGTATTCTTCCAATCCGGGAAGGGCGCAAAACTTACAGATGTTTCCGGAAAAGAATATATCGATTATTGTTTAAGCTTCGGGCCGTTAATCTTGGGGCATAGGGACGAAGATGTCCAAAAGATCGTGTCTGAAACCGTAGGACTTGCCTGGAGTTTCGGAGCCGCAGAGCCTTATTCATTGGAACTCGCTGAGTGGATCGTCTCTAAAATTCCATGGGTCGAAAAGATCCGATTCGTGAATAGCGGGACCGAAGCGGTAATGAGCGCATTACGTGTCGCCCGCGCCGCTACGGGTAGGGATAAAATCTTGAAATTCGACGGATGTTATCACGGACATTTGGACGCTTTGCTGGTAAAAGCAGGTTCGGGGCTCGCCGGAGAATCTTCTTCCGATAGCGCGGGGATCGGCTCCGAGCTGATCAAAAATACTTTGGTCCTACCATTGGACGATGAAAAAGCGGTAGAGGAACTTTTCGTAAAAGAAGGCAAAAATATCGCGGCGTTAGTGATAGAACCTTTGCCAGCAAATTACGGTTTATTAATACAAAGAAAAGAATTCCTGTCCAAGATCGTTGAGATCGCAAGAAAACACGGAAGTCTCGTACTTTTTGACGAGGTGATCAGCGGTTTCAGAGTTGGCCTAACCGGAATGAGCGGAGAATTAGGGATCGCACCTGATTTAGTGACTTACGGAAAGATCATCGGCGGAGGATTCCCGGTTGGAGCTTATGCAGGCAGAGCGGATCTATTGGACTTAGTCGCGCCTCAAGGGCCTGTATACCAAGCGGGAACGTTAAGCGCTAGCCCTTTCGGAATGAGAGCGGGCCTTGCCACATTGCAAAAATGCGAAAAAGAAAATGTGTGGAACGTTCTGGAGAGCCGCACTAAGTCTTTTGTTTCCGGGATGGTCTCTATTCTAAAGGAAAGAGATCCCGAAGGAGATTGGGATTCCAGCCTGCATTCTTCTTTATTTTGGTTTCATAAAAAGTCACCCTCCCCTATTCGCACGGTGGATCGGATCCCTGCAGGACATAAGGAAGGTTTTGCAAAAGTATTCCATGCGCTTCTTGCAGAAGGAATATATCTAGCTCCTTCCGGTTATGAGGTCGGTTTCTTAAGTTATGCTCATTCGGATAAGATACTTTTTGAAACATTAGAGAAAGCGGATTTCGCATTAAAAAAACTGAAAGTATGA
- a CDS encoding helix-turn-helix domain-containing protein: MGEHFPYIKFLSDIIDSGVWATLSPAAKTLYLVLLKFSDQTFKPVWPSNESLIRLTGLKTKKSINEGKKDLVRAGLLQFVPGTGHKNSTYYFCFNYPGSKIPPQGVIFGNPGGRFAAPSGVLMGSPEGGLTGNPNNINITIHNTQNQKPSSEKKELSLDSLRERYGDNILSEAIEIAKSQGLGENLHYIRGICKNLSGTKRPNFEHTSPIHSQDSGHSSGREASWIGFIEWCKGNLSRSSVEVLEKVQVEPDGKTLLVKDPLPETLRMIITKYFTDKIHPSILVIFSAKAEENRVHV, translated from the coding sequence ATGGGCGAGCATTTTCCATATATAAAATTCCTCTCGGACATCATAGATTCCGGGGTTTGGGCCACTCTATCCCCAGCCGCGAAGACTCTTTATCTCGTCCTGCTTAAATTTAGTGACCAGACCTTTAAGCCAGTTTGGCCTAGCAACGAAAGCCTGATCCGACTTACCGGCTTAAAGACTAAAAAATCTATCAACGAAGGTAAGAAGGACCTAGTTAGAGCGGGGCTTCTTCAATTTGTTCCAGGGACCGGGCATAAAAACTCCACTTATTATTTTTGCTTCAACTACCCCGGTTCTAAAATTCCACCTCAGGGGGTTATTTTTGGAAACCCCGGAGGGAGATTTGCGGCACCCTCAGGGGTGTTGATGGGTAGCCCGGAGGGGGGTCTAACTGGAAACCCAAACAATATTAATATAACCATCCATAATACCCAGAACCAAAAACCTAGTTCCGAAAAGAAAGAATTGAGTTTGGATTCTTTAAGAGAACGTTACGGAGATAACATCCTGTCCGAGGCAATAGAAATCGCAAAATCACAAGGGTTAGGAGAAAATTTACATTATATTCGAGGTATTTGTAAAAATTTGTCCGGAACAAAGCGGCCGAATTTTGAGCACACCTCCCCCATCCATTCTCAAGACTCTGGGCATTCTTCTGGAAGGGAAGCTTCTTGGATTGGATTTATAGAATGGTGCAAAGGTAATCTTTCTAGAAGTAGTGTGGAAGTATTGGAAAAAGTTCAGGTAGAACCGGACGGCAAGACTCTTTTGGTGAAGGATCCTCTTCCTGAGACTCTTAGAATGATCATTACAAAGTACTTCACAGACAAAATCCACCCCTCGATACTGGTTATATTTTCTGCAAAAGCCGAAGAAAACCGGGTACATGTTTAA
- a CDS encoding ParB/RepB/Spo0J family partition protein, producing MSSKSKRLGSLADVFQAEKLEGTIRKIRLDKIRPSESQPRQERKKGVEELAQSLDKDGLLQPILVTKKADEEFYTIIAGERRFHAASLLNWPEVECKILDKDAKETFRLAIIENLQRENLSPYEEIEAMTHLKTSFSYTDLELGNLFGKSRSYMTELLGISSLSKEDLKVCKEAGIESKNLLVQAASAAKKGTLKDFLEKFNSGELKTVKDAKTFNRAEEGGLFSPAQIRTNIGSEKPTVSPYPYKIVKKGTSVIISAEDEDFLSELHKFVKKEISKKFGK from the coding sequence ATGAGCTCAAAAAGTAAAAGACTAGGTTCTCTCGCCGACGTTTTCCAGGCTGAAAAATTAGAAGGCACGATCCGCAAAATCCGTTTGGATAAGATCCGCCCTTCTGAAAGTCAGCCCAGACAAGAAAGAAAAAAAGGTGTAGAGGAACTTGCTCAGAGCTTAGATAAGGACGGACTTCTTCAGCCTATCCTGGTCACCAAAAAGGCCGACGAAGAATTTTATACCATCATCGCCGGGGAGAGAAGATTTCATGCAGCAAGCCTTCTCAATTGGCCGGAAGTAGAATGTAAGATTCTAGACAAGGATGCAAAAGAAACCTTCCGCCTAGCAATCATAGAAAATCTACAAAGGGAAAACTTATCCCCTTATGAAGAGATAGAAGCGATGACCCATCTCAAAACTTCTTTCTCATATACGGACCTGGAACTTGGAAATCTGTTCGGAAAAAGTAGAAGTTATATGACCGAACTTTTAGGGATTTCTTCTCTTTCTAAAGAAGACCTAAAGGTTTGCAAGGAAGCAGGAATAGAATCCAAAAACCTTTTAGTGCAAGCGGCCTCCGCTGCCAAAAAAGGAACTCTAAAAGATTTTCTAGAAAAATTCAATTCAGGTGAATTAAAAACAGTAAAAGACGCTAAAACTTTTAACAGAGCGGAAGAAGGCGGATTATTCTCTCCTGCACAGATACGGACCAATATCGGATCCGAAAAACCTACAGTTTCTCCCTACCCCTATAAGATCGTAAAAAAAGGCACAAGCGTAATCATCTCCGCCGAAGACGAAGATTTTCTTTCGGAACTTCATAAGTTCGTTAAGAAAGAAATTTCCAAAAAATTCGGAAAGTAA
- a CDS encoding Cof-type HAD-IIB family hydrolase, giving the protein MDLDGTLLDSRASISSLNHYVLQSALDQGVGLIIATGRRFSSALPYAQEFRGNVTVVANNGQVLRSSPNGERISETYISEKATLAVLSLAKKKGYSPLLHVDRFEEGIDILVESPITDEKYHNYSGGDIARTKTVGDLLEHSSDRALVVCYLSLIKEELVELEAELLSLPEAAEYRTVITKIPGVSYCLEVLEKGVSKWTAIQSYLNSSNLDKTGVISFGDELNDREMLFSSGYGFAMKNAVPILKEGASYITKYSNNEDGIAMTLLELSVLSFR; this is encoded by the coding sequence ATGGATCTGGACGGAACACTTCTGGATTCCAGAGCTTCTATTTCCAGTTTGAATCATTATGTTTTGCAATCCGCATTGGACCAAGGAGTCGGATTGATCATCGCTACGGGTAGAAGGTTTTCTTCCGCTCTTCCCTACGCGCAAGAGTTTCGGGGGAATGTGACCGTGGTGGCCAATAATGGGCAGGTGCTCCGAAGTTCTCCGAATGGGGAAAGAATTTCGGAAACATATATTTCCGAAAAAGCGACATTAGCGGTTTTATCTTTAGCAAAGAAGAAGGGTTATTCTCCCCTTCTCCATGTGGACCGCTTTGAAGAAGGGATCGATATCCTGGTAGAGTCCCCAATCACGGATGAAAAATATCATAATTATTCAGGTGGAGATATCGCAAGAACCAAGACGGTCGGCGATCTTCTGGAACATTCTTCCGATCGAGCCCTTGTAGTATGTTATCTTTCCTTAATAAAGGAAGAATTGGTCGAACTGGAAGCGGAACTTCTATCCTTACCGGAAGCTGCGGAATATAGGACAGTAATTACCAAAATCCCTGGAGTTTCGTATTGTTTGGAAGTATTGGAAAAAGGAGTCTCCAAGTGGACAGCTATCCAATCGTATTTAAATTCCTCCAATTTGGACAAGACAGGAGTAATCTCTTTTGGGGATGAATTGAACGATAGAGAAATGCTTTTTTCTTCCGGATACGGATTTGCGATGAAGAATGCGGTACCTATTTTGAAAGAAGGCGCTTCTTATATTACCAAATATTCAAATAATGAAGATGGGATTGCGATGACTCTTTTGGAGTTATCCGTGCTTTCGTTTAGATGA
- the metF gene encoding methylenetetrahydrofolate reductase [NAD(P)H] — translation MKKILEIYKTAKAPVYSFEFFPPKTPEGETKLFEAVEELSKVDPGYITVTYGAGGSTRDKTIRITSELAKKFSLPAAAHFTCVGGNKDEIRVILKQIRESGIENLMALRGDPPKGEDAFKKVEGGFGYASELISFIKAEGFDFCMGAACYPEKHPEAASLESDVENLKRKVDAGASYLVSQLFFKNSNFESFLDLIRKKGIDVPVIPGIMPITSFSQIERFRAMAACEFPEKLVSDLEEVKDRPEEFYKRSIHFSVNQSRELVKMGAPGIHLYTLNQSPASLDIVRELKS, via the coding sequence ATGAAAAAGATATTAGAAATTTATAAAACGGCTAAAGCGCCGGTGTACTCTTTCGAGTTTTTCCCGCCTAAAACTCCGGAAGGCGAGACTAAATTATTCGAAGCTGTGGAAGAATTATCCAAGGTGGATCCTGGTTATATCACTGTAACATATGGTGCGGGCGGTTCGACTAGGGATAAAACGATCCGAATCACTTCCGAATTGGCTAAAAAATTTTCTCTTCCTGCGGCGGCTCATTTTACCTGCGTGGGTGGGAATAAGGACGAGATCCGAGTTATATTAAAACAAATCAGAGAATCCGGTATCGAAAATCTGATGGCGCTTCGAGGAGATCCTCCGAAAGGAGAAGATGCTTTCAAAAAAGTAGAAGGTGGATTCGGTTACGCGAGCGAGCTGATCTCTTTTATTAAAGCAGAAGGTTTTGATTTTTGTATGGGAGCCGCTTGCTATCCTGAAAAACATCCGGAGGCTGCAAGTTTAGAATCCGATGTGGAAAATCTGAAACGCAAAGTGGATGCGGGTGCTTCTTATCTGGTATCTCAATTGTTTTTTAAAAATTCGAATTTCGAATCTTTCTTAGATCTGATCCGCAAAAAAGGGATCGATGTACCTGTGATCCCAGGGATCATGCCGATCACTTCTTTTTCTCAAATAGAAAGATTCAGGGCGATGGCTGCCTGTGAATTTCCGGAAAAACTAGTGTCAGATCTGGAAGAAGTAAAAGATCGTCCGGAAGAATTTTATAAAAGAAGTATTCACTTTTCCGTAAACCAAAGCCGTGAACTGGTCAAGATGGGGGCGCCCGGAATCCATCTTTACACTTTAAATCAATCTCCTGCGAGCTTGGATATTGTTAGAGAACTGAAAAGTTAA
- a CDS encoding 1,4-dihydroxy-6-naphthoate synthase, with amino-acid sequence MELSLAYSPCPNDTFIFYHLISGKTKAPFSIKEELYDVEQLNQFADKGKFQATKISFAALFHVADKYSLLDSGSALGRNCGPIIVKKAGSSVGTPNGKKILVPGLWTTANLLTHLYLKGDFTPVPTRYDLILDKVKNGEADFGIVIHEERFTYEARGLTKVEDLGEWWEGTTGAHIPLGCIAIRRDLSPQIKYDLDSAIKESLSLAYQNRESMYDYILKHSQTTTREVADAHIDLYVNEFSKSLGKEGERAIRLLQQKALETGLLPPEKEKELFL; translated from the coding sequence ATGGAACTCAGTCTGGCATATTCTCCCTGTCCGAACGACACATTCATCTTCTATCATCTAATCTCCGGAAAAACCAAAGCGCCATTTTCTATCAAAGAAGAACTATACGATGTGGAACAACTGAACCAATTCGCAGATAAAGGAAAATTCCAGGCCACAAAAATTTCATTCGCAGCACTATTCCATGTGGCAGACAAATACTCCCTTTTGGATAGCGGATCTGCACTTGGTAGGAACTGCGGCCCAATCATAGTAAAAAAGGCGGGATCCTCTGTAGGAACTCCTAACGGAAAAAAAATTCTGGTTCCTGGGCTCTGGACTACTGCCAACTTGCTTACACATCTGTATTTAAAAGGGGATTTCACCCCGGTTCCTACACGTTATGATCTGATCCTAGATAAAGTAAAAAATGGAGAAGCAGACTTCGGAATAGTCATCCACGAGGAAAGATTCACTTACGAAGCAAGAGGACTCACCAAGGTAGAAGATCTAGGAGAATGGTGGGAAGGAACAACCGGTGCACATATTCCGCTCGGATGTATTGCGATCCGCAGAGATCTTTCTCCTCAGATAAAATATGACCTGGATTCGGCGATTAAGGAAAGCCTTTCTCTCGCATACCAAAACAGAGAAAGTATGTACGATTATATCTTAAAACATTCACAAACCACGACCAGAGAAGTTGCGGATGCGCACATAGATCTGTATGTGAACGAATTTTCTAAAAGTTTAGGAAAAGAAGGAGAAAGGGCCATCCGCTTATTACAGCAAAAGGCCCTTGAAACAGGATTACTTCCTCCGGAAAAAGAGAAGGAATTATTCCTTTAA
- the hemB gene encoding porphobilinogen synthase, with protein sequence MSSESLLGLRRNRINAPLRNLVSSESLNPKKLVQPIFVAESLKSPEKMSSLPGVFRDSQGSILSQIESDLKNGVEHFLLFLVPEKKSDDSIPKSFYKNVIGSIKSKFPEAFLWVDTCLCSLTTHGHCGLLDPKGRIENVSSVKRLSELALCYAESGADGISPSDMMDGRIKSHRNILDSNGFQHVPIMSYSTKFKSHFYGPFREAAESAPGHGDRSSYQIDVRNREDSILSSIRDTEEGADLLMVKPGITSIDLILPIKEQTGLPVGAYQVSGEYASIALLAENGFCKFEDALKETWQVFSRAGASYLITYAARRGKEILG encoded by the coding sequence ATGAGTTCCGAGAGTTTGTTGGGTTTGCGAAGAAATCGTATCAATGCCCCGCTCAGAAATTTGGTATCTTCAGAGAGTTTGAACCCTAAAAAGCTGGTCCAGCCGATATTTGTGGCGGAAAGTCTTAAATCTCCGGAAAAAATGTCCTCCTTACCGGGAGTTTTCCGTGATAGCCAAGGATCCATTCTGTCTCAAATCGAATCGGATCTAAAGAATGGTGTGGAACATTTCCTTTTATTTCTGGTTCCTGAAAAAAAGTCGGATGATTCCATTCCGAAATCATTTTATAAAAACGTAATTGGTAGTATTAAATCCAAATTCCCAGAGGCCTTTCTATGGGTGGACACCTGTCTTTGCTCTCTAACCACTCACGGACATTGCGGGCTTTTAGATCCGAAAGGTAGAATAGAAAACGTAAGCTCCGTCAAAAGGCTTTCCGAACTTGCGCTTTGTTACGCAGAATCGGGTGCGGATGGTATCTCTCCTTCCGACATGATGGACGGACGGATCAAAAGCCACAGAAATATTCTGGACTCTAACGGTTTTCAGCATGTTCCGATCATGAGTTATTCCACAAAATTCAAGAGCCATTTTTATGGTCCATTCAGAGAGGCGGCAGAGTCCGCTCCTGGGCATGGAGATCGCTCTTCTTATCAGATAGATGTTAGAAACAGAGAAGATTCTATTCTTTCTTCCATAAGAGACACGGAAGAAGGTGCGGATCTTTTGATGGTCAAGCCTGGTATTACTTCCATAGATCTAATATTACCGATCAAAGAACAAACAGGATTACCTGTAGGCGCGTACCAAGTGAGCGGTGAATATGCATCAATCGCATTGCTTGCCGAGAACGGATTTTGTAAATTTGAAGATGCTCTTAAGGAAACCTGGCAGGTGTTTTCTAGAGCAGGTGCATCTTATTTGATCACTTATGCCGCGAGAAGAGGAAAGGAGATTTTAGGCTAA
- a CDS encoding discoidin domain-containing protein gives MNEESIRISHPRQVKVNEIKTKGTFEFKEGGLRSYSEQLDHPGVGVLTLVLNPGSSFNQIKLHQSEQSGAFFPDSFKFEISLDGKVWEPILQETGFRRLNKKVGQWNFSLVRANFLKLVSKVSEKEGAKFKVSIGALEVGISGVTKLEVSSEKDRFWVKENLIDERPDYGWSSVESNQPKEEFFLMDLGSISRVNELRVLTPKDGHLHFPETFTVYYSEDDLTWNQLLEENQFLSELGTWYQWRFLPTNIRFLKFVSRPRKVQGKEKYSSSIVEVELYAAPYLSELTHKPTAEPLPYATVLRSGLVRLAIDGETSEGAAVQANDRRLRDGSTEYKGIVELASDGEDKEGVVVQGNDRRLKHSTEASYGLVRLAANGENRADRVVQGNDDRIKPSTTQSFGIVELAENGETKEGTVVQGNDDRLKHATNQKFGLVQLAPPGDASPGKVVTSDDPRLRHATTESPGLVRFASNGEESADAAVQGNDKRLKISTPQSYGIVKLARSGEAKEGAVVQGDDERLRHASTEYPGIVTVAPKGKSIPGHVVSSEDPRLSDARQPLPHTHDYAPKEHDFSSHTGYLRLKGSVEAPYANISPPPENAGLAYARNESEKGAGVVGSGRFSGILGFGEKFGVRGDSASGEKESAGILGLAKRGFGGWFHSRSGHAVYASGKGIPSLNETGSGKAILAEGDSDFIGTVYLQSGKGADCIAKFFPVQSSDVIAEGDLLAMGEDGKLHKSRQPNATNIVGVAVKSASLVLGDKPQAEGQWLVAIAGVVFANVEAQSYPVQPGDLLCSGLTGGHAVRVAPENLKPGALVAKSLGLQRNGRGPIQVLLCCS, from the coding sequence ATGAATGAAGAATCCATCCGGATCAGCCATCCTCGACAAGTTAAAGTAAACGAAATTAAGACCAAAGGTACGTTCGAATTTAAGGAAGGAGGACTTCGTTCTTATTCCGAGCAATTGGACCATCCTGGTGTTGGGGTCTTAACATTGGTTTTAAATCCAGGCTCTAGTTTTAATCAGATTAAGTTACATCAGTCGGAACAATCCGGTGCATTCTTCCCGGACTCCTTTAAATTCGAAATCTCTTTGGATGGAAAAGTTTGGGAACCGATCCTGCAAGAAACAGGTTTCAGAAGATTGAATAAAAAAGTGGGACAATGGAACTTCTCTTTAGTCCGCGCTAATTTTCTGAAATTAGTCAGTAAGGTTTCGGAAAAAGAAGGAGCTAAATTCAAGGTTTCTATCGGGGCCTTGGAAGTCGGGATTTCCGGAGTTACTAAGTTAGAAGTTTCTTCCGAAAAAGACAGATTTTGGGTAAAAGAAAATCTGATAGACGAAAGGCCGGATTACGGTTGGTCTTCTGTGGAATCCAATCAGCCTAAGGAAGAATTTTTCCTGATGGATCTGGGCTCTATCAGCCGGGTAAATGAGTTAAGAGTTCTTACGCCGAAAGATGGTCATTTACATTTTCCGGAAACTTTTACCGTATATTATAGCGAAGACGATCTGACCTGGAACCAACTTTTGGAAGAGAATCAATTCTTGTCCGAGTTGGGAACTTGGTATCAGTGGAGATTTTTACCTACGAATATTCGTTTTCTGAAATTCGTATCTCGTCCTCGTAAGGTACAAGGTAAGGAAAAATATTCTTCCAGTATCGTAGAGGTGGAATTGTACGCGGCTCCCTACTTGAGCGAGCTGACTCATAAACCTACTGCAGAACCTCTCCCCTACGCTACCGTTCTGAGATCCGGTTTAGTCCGACTCGCCATCGATGGAGAAACTTCCGAAGGTGCCGCAGTTCAGGCAAATGACAGAAGACTAAGAGATGGGTCCACTGAGTATAAAGGTATTGTAGAGCTTGCTTCCGACGGAGAAGACAAAGAAGGAGTTGTTGTTCAAGGGAACGACAGAAGATTAAAACATTCTACCGAAGCTTCTTATGGCCTGGTACGACTGGCTGCGAACGGCGAAAATCGGGCAGATAGAGTTGTGCAAGGCAATGACGATCGTATAAAACCTTCTACCACCCAAAGTTTCGGTATTGTGGAACTTGCGGAAAACGGCGAAACCAAAGAAGGTACTGTCGTTCAGGGTAACGACGATCGTCTGAAACATGCAACGAACCAAAAATTCGGTTTAGTACAATTGGCTCCTCCTGGAGACGCAAGTCCAGGTAAAGTGGTCACCTCCGACGATCCAAGGTTAAGGCATGCCACTACGGAAAGTCCGGGACTTGTACGATTCGCTTCCAACGGAGAAGAGTCTGCGGATGCGGCAGTACAAGGAAATGATAAGAGATTAAAAATTTCTACTCCTCAATCCTATGGGATTGTGAAGCTCGCTCGTTCTGGTGAAGCAAAAGAAGGTGCTGTTGTCCAAGGTGACGATGAAAGGTTGCGTCATGCTAGCACCGAGTATCCTGGTATTGTTACCGTTGCTCCTAAAGGAAAATCCATCCCAGGTCATGTGGTTTCTTCGGAGGACCCTAGATTGTCGGATGCGAGACAACCTCTTCCCCATACTCATGATTATGCTCCTAAAGAACATGATTTCAGTTCGCATACCGGATATTTAAGGTTGAAGGGTTCTGTTGAAGCCCCATACGCAAATATCTCCCCTCCTCCTGAAAATGCAGGACTTGCTTATGCAAGAAATGAGAGCGAGAAAGGTGCAGGTGTCGTAGGTTCTGGTAGATTCTCCGGGATTTTAGGCTTTGGAGAAAAGTTCGGAGTTCGTGGCGATAGCGCTTCCGGAGAAAAAGAATCCGCAGGTATTTTGGGTCTGGCTAAAAGAGGATTTGGTGGATGGTTCCATTCCAGATCCGGCCATGCTGTTTATGCGAGCGGCAAAGGGATCCCAAGTCTAAACGAAACCGGTTCCGGCAAAGCGATCCTGGCAGAAGGAGATTCTGATTTTATAGGAACAGTTTATCTCCAATCGGGAAAAGGTGCGGATTGTATCGCTAAATTTTTTCCGGTGCAGTCTTCCGATGTGATCGCAGAGGGCGATCTTCTTGCTATGGGAGAAGACGGTAAACTTCATAAATCCAGACAGCCTAACGCTACGAATATTGTTGGTGTCGCCGTAAAATCCGCCTCCTTAGTTTTGGGAGATAAGCCCCAAGCAGAAGGACAATGGTTGGTCGCAATTGCAGGAGTTGTCTTTGCGAACGTAGAGGCACAATCTTATCCTGTACAACCCGGAGACCTATTATGTTCTGGTCTTACCGGAGGCCACGCGGTCAGAGTCGCTCCTGAAAATCTAAAACCGGGCGCGCTTGTTGCAAAATCTCTGGGCTTACAAAGAAACGGCAGAGGACCTATTCAAGTCCTACTCTGCTGTAGTTGA